The following are encoded in a window of Calderihabitans maritimus genomic DNA:
- a CDS encoding 2-oxoacid:acceptor oxidoreductase family protein, with protein MAKGSKIAIAGEGGQGVQSVAMIISEAAYEEGKEALYIPNFGVEQRGGVSVAYVQISDEPIGSPKFKTGDIVVALSDRAVKRTQKYVGPQTLFVYDADIEGIEEDLPKNARKILAIPAIEVAKNELHPRVFNVIIMGAVIGATGVVSVEKAKEALEKKLGYKFEQDPKLRELNHKALERGIQLVQELL; from the coding sequence ATGGCCAAAGGGTCCAAGATAGCCATAGCAGGTGAAGGCGGGCAAGGAGTCCAGTCGGTGGCCATGATAATCAGTGAAGCGGCATATGAAGAAGGCAAAGAGGCCCTGTATATACCGAACTTTGGAGTAGAACAGCGGGGAGGGGTATCTGTAGCTTACGTACAGATATCTGACGAACCTATAGGTTCCCCCAAATTTAAAACGGGAGATATAGTGGTAGCACTTAGCGATCGGGCGGTTAAAAGGACGCAGAAATATGTGGGCCCCCAGACCTTGTTTGTCTATGATGCCGATATTGAAGGTATAGAAGAAGATTTGCCGAAGAATGCGCGTAAAATATTAGCTATTCCGGCCATAGAAGTAGCCAAAAATGAACTGCATCCAAGAGTTTTTAACGTTATCATTATGGGAGCGGTAATCGGAGCCACCGGTGTCGTGAGTGTTGAGAAAGCAAAAGAGGCGTTAGAGAAGAAATTAGGCTACAAATTTGAACAGGATCCCAAGCTGAGAGAACTTAATCATAAAGCGTTGGAGAGAGGAATTCAATTGGTTCAAGAACTGCTGTAA
- a CDS encoding thiamine pyrophosphate-dependent enzyme, whose product MGAGINPQMPRSWRTDTKPHKFCPGCGHGLVLKALGQAIDELDIQGKVVFGCDIGCSLLAWDFFNVDTVQTHHGRTTPVLVGIKRANPELIGIAYMGDGGGYAIGSQHLVNAAARNDKVTVILVNNTNYGMTGGQMAPTTLPGQKTETTPYGRDVEEAGYPTKGPEMVAAIAHEGAYVARGSIANLRQLKKFIKRALENQIAGNGFSFVEALSACPTNWRTNAAETWAFVEDQMGKYFPIGEFKVPGEKKEG is encoded by the coding sequence ATGGGAGCTGGAATCAACCCGCAAATGCCGCGTAGCTGGCGGACCGATACCAAACCACATAAATTCTGTCCGGGGTGTGGACACGGGTTAGTATTAAAAGCCTTAGGTCAAGCTATAGACGAACTGGATATTCAGGGGAAAGTAGTATTTGGCTGTGACATAGGCTGTTCCTTGCTGGCGTGGGACTTTTTCAACGTAGATACTGTTCAGACACACCACGGCCGGACTACGCCGGTACTGGTAGGTATCAAACGGGCCAATCCTGAACTCATAGGCATAGCCTACATGGGAGACGGAGGAGGATACGCTATCGGATCGCAGCACTTGGTCAACGCAGCGGCCCGGAATGACAAAGTTACTGTAATACTGGTGAATAACACCAATTACGGTATGACCGGAGGTCAGATGGCCCCCACTACTTTGCCAGGACAGAAGACTGAGACTACCCCCTATGGTAGAGACGTAGAAGAAGCAGGATATCCTACCAAAGGACCGGAGATGGTAGCGGCTATAGCCCATGAGGGTGCTTATGTTGCCAGGGGCAGTATAGCTAACCTGAGACAGTTGAAGAAATTTATCAAGAGAGCCCTGGAGAACCAAATAGCGGGCAATGGATTTTCTTTTGTAGAAGCTCTTTCGGCCTGTCCCACTAACTGGCGTACCAATGCGGCAGAAACCTGGGCCTTTGTCGAAGACCAGATGGGCAAATATTTTCCGATTGGGGAATTTAAAGTGCCTGGCGAAAAGAAGGAGGGTTAA
- a CDS encoding ferredoxin oxidoreductase, with protein sequence MADKPIQGEKKVFMTGNEVVAWAALAAGAEIMYGYPITPQNEIMHYWTRLAPKYGRKFLQTEDEISAGFTTVGGVLAGRKAFTATAGPGNTLMQEAMSMAEMMRIPTVLVVTQRGGPSTATVIYSQQEVTMTCYGGNGEGLRIVYSTASHQELFDYTIKAFNTAWKYRFPTFILGDGYQSKMRESLTIYDPEAKGIELIPAEAYVGKSGIPGIDRDPAHLRNTYNLEDELYEVVKGHVAAYQRVAPEIVEYKEYDTDDAEIIVVAHGVVSRAAQGAIKVLRQEGIKAGHFRPVTLRPFPVEQLRKKADKVQKLLIVESAEGQLKRLVTDALYGITTPIETLLKPGEGVTVEEIVEKVRKLD encoded by the coding sequence ATGGCAGATAAGCCTATTCAAGGAGAAAAGAAGGTATTTATGACGGGAAATGAAGTAGTGGCGTGGGCTGCATTAGCTGCCGGTGCAGAGATAATGTACGGATACCCAATTACTCCGCAAAATGAAATTATGCATTATTGGACCCGTTTAGCTCCTAAATACGGGAGAAAGTTCTTGCAAACGGAAGATGAAATTTCAGCAGGCTTCACCACTGTCGGTGGCGTGCTGGCCGGAAGAAAAGCTTTTACAGCCACGGCAGGACCAGGTAACACGCTGATGCAGGAGGCCATGTCTATGGCCGAGATGATGCGTATACCGACTGTACTGGTAGTTACCCAGAGAGGTGGACCATCTACCGCTACCGTTATATACTCGCAGCAAGAAGTGACTATGACCTGCTACGGGGGTAATGGAGAAGGATTAAGAATAGTATATTCTACAGCTTCGCATCAAGAGCTTTTTGACTACACTATCAAAGCCTTCAACACTGCCTGGAAATATCGTTTCCCTACCTTTATACTGGGTGACGGATACCAGTCCAAGATGAGGGAGTCTTTAACTATATACGATCCGGAAGCAAAAGGTATTGAATTAATACCGGCTGAGGCTTATGTAGGCAAGTCTGGGATACCAGGAATTGACAGAGATCCGGCGCACTTACGGAATACTTATAACCTTGAGGATGAACTGTACGAAGTAGTTAAAGGGCATGTGGCCGCTTATCAGAGAGTAGCACCGGAGATAGTAGAATACAAGGAGTATGATACAGACGATGCAGAGATAATTGTAGTGGCCCATGGGGTGGTTTCCCGGGCGGCTCAAGGGGCAATAAAAGTCTTGCGTCAAGAAGGAATTAAGGCGGGACATTTCCGACCGGTGACTTTGCGTCCCTTCCCGGTGGAGCAATTGCGGAAGAAGGCCGATAAAGTCCAAAAACTGTTAATTGTAGAATCGGCGGAAGGGCAGTTGAAGCGCCTGGTTACGGATGCCCTATACGGTATCACGACTCCTATAGAGACACTGCTTAAGCCCGGGGAGGGCGTAACCGTAGAAGAAATAGTAGAGAAAGTTAGGAAGTTGGATTAG